The following proteins are encoded in a genomic region of Hydra vulgaris chromosome 05, alternate assembly HydraT2T_AEP:
- the LOC136080074 gene encoding uncharacterized protein LOC136080074: MMEKYEEKDQFSKKSVVFSPSMVEPSNLFIDILNLLASLIAENYSLNPQIHINKILDFALKVTPTDCDRSNSIKDATSKVIKLINYETNDFKKVMLSIDELKNIINKQLKTLKKNVNTEYNRNKITKEEEIEECKLVLMFFPSYNDENKYFFEKLADLVGVDRKSIDLWLAEAEGDVRKVVKLLFNDAHLDNEPLMNKDHLEDIKRILGIEIFKSQYEYFKGKDNGERVKFINTLALQDSATARCKVSQVYVASMLLRFAVFEKNMEMVKVLLELKADPRIRNLKLGPTSITYALLTPDFIEEFLKEVVKDKYKLIERKAECDFALFKSIGFFDEYESNDNLMQMLRKLYDFEDDDDD; this comes from the exons ATGATGGAAAAATATGAGGAAAAAGATcagtttagtaaaaaatcag ttgtgTTTTCCCCATCAATGGTGGAACCATCAAATCTTTTTATAGATATCTTAAATCTTTTAGCGTCGTTAATTGCTGAAAACTATTCCTTAAACCCACAAatacatattaataaaattttggattttGCGTTGAAAGTAACTCCTACAGATTGTGATCGAAGTAATTCAATAAAAGATGCTACGTCGAaagtaataaagttaataaattatgaaaccAATGATTTTAAAAAGGTAATGTTATCTATTgatgaattgaaaaatataataaacaaacaattaaaaactttaaaaaaaaatgtgaatactGAATATAACagaaacaaaataacaaaagaagAAGAAATAGAAGAATGTAAGttagttttgatgttttttccAAGTTATAATgatgaaaacaaatatttttttgaaaaattggctGATCTGGTGGGAGTAGATCGTAAAAGTATCGATCTATGGCTTGCTGAAGCAGAAGGCGATGTACGAAAAGTAGTGAAATTACTTTTTAACGATGCTCACCTTGATAATGAACCGCTGATGAACAAGGATCATCTTGAAGATATTAAGAGAATATTAGGTATAGAAATTTTCAAGTCTCAGTATgagtattttaaaggtaaagATAATGGTGAGCGagtcaaatttataaatacattagcCTTACAAGATTCTGCAACTGCTAGATGTAAAGTTTCTCAAGTCTATGTAGCTTCGATGTTGTTGAGATTTGCtgtttttgaaaagaatatgGAAATGGTAAAAGTACTACTTGAATTAAAGGCTGATCCTAGGatcagaaatttaaaattaggcCCAACTTCGATCACTTACGCTTTATTAACGCCAGATTTTatagaagaatttttaaaagaagttgttaaggataaatataaattaatagagCGCAAAGCCGAGTGTGATTTTGCACTGTTCAAGAGTATTGGTTTTTTTGATGAATATGAAAGTAATGACAACCTAATGCAGATGCTGCGCAAACTTTACGATTTTgaggatgatgatgatgactaa